One Alicyclobacillus acidoterrestris DNA window includes the following coding sequences:
- a CDS encoding sodium:solute symporter family protein: MQGLFHVSAIDYVIILAYFVFVLMVGWLLRKYTRTGEDFFLSGRSLPAWITGIAFMSANLGSQEVLGMSAGGAEYGMIETHFYWIGAIPAMIFMGLYMMPFYWASRARSVPEYLKLRFNEATRGVNAFSFAVMTVLVSGIGLYSMGIVLQALLGWSLVVSIIVSAVVVLAYVFLGGLTSSIFTEVTQFFLICLGILPLTIIGLVKFGGWHGLVSHIPHNYGHVWADLGTSHNALGTNWFAVVFGLGFVMGFAYWTTDFLVVQRTFAARSMRAAQVTPIYASFIKVFVPLVDIVVGLVALAVFPHIGHDGTSYNMALPMLMAKYYSTGMIGLGITALLASFMTGMAGNITAFTTVWTYDIYQAYINKKASDRHYVWMGRLAMTVGMILSIFTAFIAGSFPSIMDYMQTLFSFFSVPIFATFLLGMFWKRTTAWGGFSSLVSGIIFACIFYWALPIHFATPNAKTFWQSFWVWVVATAIGILVSLFTKPKTDEELKGIVYGVQKYPSYKHLRWYKRPGYLACISLALFVALDIIFW, translated from the coding sequence GTTGGGTGGCTGCTCCGCAAATACACCCGGACCGGTGAAGACTTTTTCCTCTCCGGCCGTTCACTTCCAGCCTGGATTACCGGTATTGCCTTTATGTCGGCCAATCTAGGTTCGCAGGAAGTGCTGGGCATGAGTGCGGGTGGCGCGGAATATGGCATGATTGAGACGCATTTTTACTGGATTGGCGCCATTCCCGCGATGATTTTCATGGGTCTTTACATGATGCCATTTTACTGGGCGTCCCGGGCGAGATCGGTACCCGAGTACCTGAAACTGCGCTTCAACGAGGCAACGCGTGGTGTAAACGCTTTTTCGTTTGCCGTGATGACCGTGTTGGTCTCCGGTATCGGCCTTTACTCCATGGGCATTGTGCTGCAGGCACTGTTAGGCTGGTCGTTGGTCGTCAGCATCATCGTGTCCGCGGTCGTCGTCCTCGCCTATGTCTTCCTAGGTGGGCTGACGTCCTCCATTTTCACCGAGGTGACGCAGTTCTTTCTCATCTGTTTGGGAATTCTGCCCCTAACCATTATTGGCTTAGTGAAATTCGGCGGTTGGCACGGACTGGTGTCCCATATACCGCATAACTATGGCCACGTTTGGGCCGATCTCGGCACATCGCACAACGCACTGGGAACGAACTGGTTCGCAGTCGTCTTTGGCCTGGGCTTCGTGATGGGTTTCGCCTACTGGACAACGGATTTCCTCGTCGTCCAACGCACCTTTGCCGCGCGCAGCATGCGGGCCGCGCAGGTCACACCGATTTACGCGTCATTCATTAAAGTGTTTGTCCCCCTCGTCGACATTGTCGTCGGGTTGGTTGCACTCGCCGTCTTCCCGCACATTGGACACGACGGAACGAGCTATAACATGGCACTGCCGATGCTCATGGCGAAATACTATTCAACCGGCATGATTGGACTGGGTATCACGGCGCTGCTCGCCAGCTTCATGACGGGCATGGCAGGCAACATCACCGCCTTTACGACCGTGTGGACGTACGACATCTATCAAGCGTACATTAACAAAAAGGCGTCCGACCGCCACTATGTCTGGATGGGTCGCCTGGCGATGACGGTCGGCATGATCTTGTCGATTTTCACCGCGTTTATCGCTGGAAGCTTCCCAAGTATTATGGACTACATGCAAACGCTGTTTTCCTTCTTCAGCGTCCCGATTTTCGCAACATTCCTGCTCGGCATGTTTTGGAAGCGCACAACCGCATGGGGCGGATTTAGTTCGCTGGTCTCCGGCATCATCTTCGCCTGCATTTTCTACTGGGCACTGCCGATTCACTTTGCCACACCAAACGCAAAGACGTTCTGGCAGTCGTTCTGGGTTTGGGTGGTCGCAACCGCCATTGGCATTCTCGTCAGCCTGTTTACAAAACCAAAGACGGACGAAGAACTCAAAGGTATTGTCTATGGCGTGCAAAAGTATCCTTCTTACAAACATTTGCGCTGGTATAAACGCCCTGGGTATTTAGCGTGTATCTCGCTGGCACTGTTCGTCGCCCTGGACATCATCTTCTGGTAA
- a CDS encoding pyridoxal phosphate-dependent aminotransferase, whose amino-acid sequence MDIRLAERMNRLPAQFFAALTKRVAEVQALGHDVINLGQGNPDLPTPKHVVEALRTAVLDPTTHRYSPFRGLPRLKQAVADFYARTYGVELNPEEEVAILVGGKTGLVEIAELYLDKGDLALVPDPGYPDYLSGIELAGGTARPMPITAENGYLPDLDELSPAEWARAKVWYLNYPNNPTGAGATPEFFDAVIERAKAHDVVVVHDFAYGAIGYDGVQPPSFLQRPEAKTVGVEIYTMSKTYNMAGWRVAFAVGNKDVIAHLNLIQDHYYVSIFPAVQEAAVAALTSDQTSVKELVDTYQLRRDAFIAEAQRHGLLVPAPAGSFFCWLPIPKGVDSVTFAEELLVGAHVAVAPGRGFGEHGEGYVRVGLLNTEERLREAAVRIAEFVHRRYV is encoded by the coding sequence GTGGATATCCGCCTAGCAGAACGAATGAATCGATTGCCCGCGCAATTTTTTGCGGCATTGACCAAGCGCGTCGCCGAAGTGCAGGCGCTTGGTCACGATGTGATCAACCTCGGACAGGGGAATCCGGATTTGCCGACGCCGAAACATGTGGTCGAGGCGCTGCGTACGGCCGTATTAGACCCTACGACACATCGCTACAGTCCGTTTCGCGGATTGCCTCGCTTAAAGCAGGCGGTCGCGGATTTCTACGCGCGCACCTACGGCGTCGAGTTGAATCCGGAAGAGGAAGTTGCCATCCTTGTCGGCGGGAAGACGGGCCTCGTGGAAATTGCGGAATTGTACCTGGACAAGGGAGATCTTGCGTTAGTGCCCGATCCCGGTTATCCCGATTACTTGAGTGGCATCGAGTTGGCGGGTGGAACGGCAAGGCCGATGCCAATTACGGCGGAGAACGGCTACTTGCCAGATTTGGACGAGTTGTCGCCAGCGGAGTGGGCGCGGGCGAAGGTCTGGTATTTAAACTATCCGAACAATCCAACTGGGGCAGGGGCCACGCCGGAGTTTTTCGATGCGGTGATTGAGCGGGCGAAGGCACACGATGTCGTCGTCGTGCACGACTTTGCCTACGGGGCCATTGGCTACGACGGCGTTCAGCCACCTTCGTTCTTGCAAAGACCTGAAGCGAAAACGGTCGGCGTCGAGATTTACACCATGAGCAAGACCTACAACATGGCCGGATGGCGCGTGGCGTTTGCGGTAGGCAACAAAGATGTGATCGCCCATTTGAATCTCATCCAAGATCACTACTATGTCTCGATTTTTCCGGCAGTTCAGGAGGCGGCTGTGGCGGCTTTGACGTCAGATCAGACGTCGGTCAAAGAACTTGTCGACACCTATCAGCTCCGTCGCGACGCATTCATCGCTGAGGCACAGCGGCATGGGCTGTTGGTGCCAGCGCCAGCGGGATCATTCTTCTGTTGGCTGCCGATTCCAAAGGGCGTCGATTCGGTGACGTTTGCCGAAGAATTGTTGGTCGGTGCACACGTCGCAGTCGCGCCTGGTCGTGGGTTTGGCGAACACGGTGAAGGATATGTGCGCGTAGGGCTTCTCAATACGGAGGAGCGGTTGCGCGAAGCTGCTGTTCGAATCGCGGAGTTTGTACATAGGCGCTACGTGTAG